Proteins encoded in a region of the Streptococcus sanguinis genome:
- a CDS encoding DUF805 domain-containing protein — translation MFAAYKKFWTHYADFSGRSSRSDYWWVVLCHVIVTAPLIIIFWVSAVGSILSAAQDTTYGYEPDPSAIFAGAGFAVIFIFILILYALATFVPNLAIIVRRLRDAGYHWAFLFLYVGPFLLSFIPVLNIIAGLVSLPCSIALIVLLCQGSKPEMVGNSYGQQFGQQNFQGQQFGQQSYNQGLNYEKQPQQGGFQGQQFGQQPQQGGFQGQQFGQSQQPVQNQPFGQQPQQGGFQGQQFGQQPQQPVQNQPFGQQPQQGGFQEQQFGQQPQQGGFQGQQFGQQPQQPVQNQPFDQQPQQGGFQEQQFGQQPQQPVSDQSQAVEQTEPVQNPFTAETPEQSTPQDFGTQAPVQDNPFVSSVQEERASTPAENSVEDTTENQE, via the coding sequence ATGTTTGCTGCATATAAAAAATTCTGGACACACTATGCCGATTTTTCAGGCCGTTCCAGTCGTTCAGACTACTGGTGGGTAGTATTGTGTCATGTTATTGTTACTGCACCGCTAATTATCATTTTTTGGGTATCTGCTGTGGGAAGTATTCTTTCAGCAGCTCAAGACACAACTTATGGGTATGAACCAGATCCATCAGCAATCTTTGCTGGAGCAGGATTCGCTGTAATCTTTATTTTCATCTTAATTCTCTATGCTCTGGCGACTTTTGTGCCTAATTTGGCTATCATTGTCCGTCGTTTACGTGATGCTGGTTATCATTGGGCTTTTCTTTTCCTGTATGTTGGTCCTTTTTTACTATCATTTATTCCGGTTCTGAATATTATTGCAGGATTAGTATCTCTTCCATGTAGTATTGCTTTGATTGTTTTACTTTGTCAAGGATCTAAGCCTGAAATGGTTGGGAATTCATACGGTCAGCAATTTGGTCAGCAAAACTTCCAAGGTCAGCAGTTTGGTCAACAGTCTTACAATCAAGGCTTGAACTATGAAAAGCAACCGCAACAAGGCGGTTTCCAAGGACAACAGTTTGGCCAACAACCACAGCAAGGTGGTTTCCAAGGACAACAGTTTGGTCAATCACAACAACCAGTTCAAAATCAACCATTTGGCCAACAGCCGCAACAAGGTGGTTTCCAAGGTCAGCAATTTGGTCAACAACCACAGCAACCTGTCCAAAACCAACCATTTGGCCAACAGCCGCAGCAAGGTGGCTTCCAAGAACAGCAGTTTGGTCAACAGCCGCAACAAGGTGGTTTCCAAGGTCAGCAATTTGGTCAGCAACCACAGCAACCTGTCCAAAACCAACCATTTGACCAACAGCCACAGCAAGGTGGCTTCCAAGAACAGCAGTTTGGTCAACAGCCACAACAACCTGTTTCTGATCAAAGTCAAGCGGTGGAGCAAACAGAACCAGTCCAAAATCCATTTACTGCTGAAACACCTGAGCAGTCAACACCTCAGGATTTTGGAACTCAAGCACCTGTTCAAGATAATCCTTTTGTTTCATCGGTTCAAGAGGAGCGGGCTTCTACTCCAGCTGAAAACAGTGTAGAGGATACAACTGAAAATCAAGAATAA
- a CDS encoding CPBP family intramembrane glutamic endopeptidase translates to MQNTISTSTIKRFLAWAFGIAWPGMLAIAYFYANNQKLVGNILSASVVMFAPMVAAFLAKAPVKSIGWKLKLASKWRDYLACWLAICSIILGGALVYFAAFPQHLAFALNPQVALQILMIFTVLTLVISLSGLGEEVGWRGILYPYLKERYGRTKGRIIGGLIWAIWHFPVNMIGAGTLGERFLNLIPYYIMAISFGIILDIYYVRSKTIWLPAFGHGVIDAVAMITTVFTVSGVETFKFLGPGPTGLFSALIALVIAVWLTKREERESQQGIS, encoded by the coding sequence ATGCAAAACACAATTTCAACTTCAACCATTAAAAGGTTTCTAGCTTGGGCGTTTGGGATCGCTTGGCCAGGTATGCTAGCCATAGCTTACTTTTATGCTAACAATCAGAAACTTGTCGGTAACATTTTATCCGCAAGTGTGGTAATGTTCGCCCCTATGGTGGCTGCTTTTTTGGCTAAAGCTCCTGTAAAGTCTATCGGCTGGAAATTGAAGCTCGCCAGTAAATGGCGCGATTACCTAGCCTGCTGGTTAGCCATTTGTAGCATTATACTTGGCGGCGCACTTGTCTATTTTGCTGCCTTTCCGCAGCATTTGGCTTTTGCCCTGAACCCACAAGTCGCCCTTCAAATTTTAATGATTTTTACGGTCTTAACTCTAGTCATCAGTCTTTCTGGCTTGGGCGAGGAAGTCGGCTGGCGGGGTATTCTCTATCCTTATTTGAAAGAGCGCTACGGACGGACTAAGGGACGAATCATTGGTGGTCTCATCTGGGCTATTTGGCATTTTCCTGTCAATATGATTGGAGCGGGGACGCTGGGTGAGCGTTTCTTAAATTTAATTCCCTATTATATCATGGCTATTTCTTTTGGGATTATCCTTGATATTTACTATGTACGTAGCAAAACCATTTGGCTGCCAGCCTTTGGACATGGGGTCATTGATGCCGTTGCCATGATAACTACCGTTTTCACTGTTAGTGGGGTAGAAACGTTTAAATTCCTTGGTCCTGGTCCAACTGGACTTTTTAGCGCTCTCATTGCTCTTGTCATTGCCGTTTGGCTGACCAAGCGCGAAGAGAGAGAAAGTCAGCAGGGGATTTCTTAA
- a CDS encoding DNA internalization-related competence protein ComEC/Rec2, which translates to MSQWIKKLPLAPIYLAFILVWAYFAVYAGSSLAYFGLGVLLLRLFFSYPLKKSLAALAFLSLFVLFFLLRREIAEQAFRQEPPSASSVQVLPDTIKVNGDSLSFRGRTDGRLYQVFYKIKSASEKKAFQQLTDLVVLDMEAEFEQAQQQRNFSGFDYQAYLKSQGIYRTLKINKIQSLRPISSLNPLDWLSVWRRKALVYIRSNFPSPMSHYMTGLLFGDLDTEFAEMSNLYSSLGIIHLFALSGMQVGFFLDGFRRILLRLGMKRETVNALQLPFSFIYAGLTGFSVSVVRSLVQKLLAQQGLTRLDNFALTLMVLFIIMPNFLLTAGGVLSCAYAFLISMMDFEKLPPIRKLLAESLTISLGILPILIYYFSEFQPWSVILTFLFSLFFDLLMLPGLTLIFILSPLVKISQANFFFELLEDVIRWVADFTPRPLIFGKPNLWLLFALLLVLALIYDFRRKKSWLLSFSLLTLLLFFLTRHPLQNEITVVDIGQGDSIFLRDWRGRTVLIDVGGRVEIGKKEAWQERQTSSNAEKTLIPYLKSRGVASLDVLVLTHTDTDHMGDMLEVAKHFSIKEIYVSKGSLTQLDFVQKLEQIETSVHVVEVGDEIPVFDSVLQVLYPSGTGDGGNDDSIVLYGEFFQTKFLFTGDLERRGETELLQRFPQLKADVLKAGHHGSKGSSSPEFLEQIQPKLALISAGQNNRYRHPHQETLERFEKFNTAIYRTDQQGAIRFTGWNSWRIETVR; encoded by the coding sequence ATGTCACAGTGGATTAAAAAGTTACCCCTCGCACCTATCTATCTGGCTTTCATCCTTGTCTGGGCCTATTTTGCCGTCTATGCTGGCAGTTCCTTGGCCTATTTTGGGCTGGGTGTCCTTTTGCTTCGTCTCTTTTTCAGCTATCCTCTCAAAAAAAGTCTAGCTGCCTTGGCATTTCTGTCCCTTTTTGTCCTCTTTTTCTTACTTCGTCGGGAAATAGCAGAGCAGGCATTTAGGCAGGAACCTCCTTCAGCTAGCTCGGTTCAGGTCTTGCCAGATACAATCAAAGTCAATGGAGACTCCCTATCCTTTCGAGGGCGAACGGACGGTCGACTTTATCAGGTCTTCTACAAAATCAAATCAGCCAGTGAAAAGAAAGCTTTTCAGCAACTGACAGATTTGGTCGTCCTTGATATGGAAGCAGAGTTTGAACAGGCCCAGCAGCAACGAAATTTTTCGGGCTTTGACTATCAGGCTTATTTAAAGAGTCAGGGGATTTACCGTACCTTAAAAATCAATAAGATTCAGTCACTAAGACCAATTTCCAGCTTAAATCCACTGGATTGGCTGTCTGTTTGGCGGAGAAAAGCGCTGGTCTATATTCGAAGTAATTTTCCCAGCCCGATGAGTCATTATATGACTGGACTCTTGTTTGGTGACTTGGATACGGAGTTTGCGGAAATGAGCAATCTGTATTCTAGCTTGGGTATCATCCACTTGTTTGCCTTGTCTGGTATGCAGGTAGGTTTCTTTTTGGATGGTTTTCGCAGGATTCTTCTACGTTTGGGGATGAAGAGGGAGACAGTAAACGCCTTGCAGCTACCTTTTTCATTTATCTACGCTGGACTGACAGGCTTTTCTGTTTCTGTCGTCAGAAGCTTAGTTCAGAAGTTGTTGGCCCAGCAAGGACTGACCAGATTAGATAACTTTGCTCTGACACTGATGGTTCTCTTTATCATCATGCCCAATTTTCTTCTGACAGCAGGCGGTGTCTTGTCCTGCGCCTATGCCTTTTTGATTTCTATGATGGATTTTGAAAAGTTACCGCCGATTCGTAAGCTTTTAGCGGAAAGTCTGACTATTTCATTGGGGATTTTGCCTATACTAATCTACTATTTTTCTGAATTTCAGCCTTGGTCTGTGATTTTAACTTTTCTATTTTCACTATTCTTTGACCTGCTGATGCTACCGGGGTTAACCCTCATTTTTATTTTGTCACCACTTGTAAAAATTTCTCAGGCCAATTTTTTCTTTGAGTTACTCGAAGATGTGATTCGTTGGGTAGCTGATTTTACTCCGCGTCCTTTGATTTTTGGGAAGCCCAACCTCTGGTTACTGTTTGCTCTGCTTTTGGTTTTGGCTTTAATCTATGACTTTCGGAGAAAGAAAAGCTGGCTTTTATCTTTTAGTTTGCTTACTCTTCTCTTATTTTTTCTAACAAGGCATCCGCTGCAAAACGAGATCACAGTAGTGGATATTGGTCAGGGAGATAGCATTTTTCTCAGGGACTGGCGAGGCAGGACGGTTTTGATTGATGTAGGAGGACGAGTCGAGATAGGAAAGAAAGAGGCTTGGCAGGAGCGACAGACTTCATCCAATGCAGAAAAGACCTTAATTCCCTATCTCAAAAGTCGTGGCGTTGCTAGTCTGGATGTATTGGTCCTGACTCATACCGATACCGATCACATGGGAGATATGCTGGAGGTAGCTAAGCATTTTTCCATCAAGGAAATCTATGTTTCTAAAGGAAGTCTGACTCAGCTTGATTTTGTTCAAAAACTGGAGCAGATAGAAACTTCTGTCCATGTCGTAGAAGTAGGAGATGAGATTCCGGTGTTTGACTCAGTTTTGCAGGTTCTCTATCCCAGCGGGACAGGCGATGGTGGAAATGATGATTCGATTGTACTCTACGGGGAGTTCTTTCAGACAAAATTTTTGTTTACAGGTGATTTGGAAAGGCGAGGAGAAACTGAACTGCTGCAGCGATTTCCTCAGCTGAAAGCAGATGTCTTAAAAGCAGGTCACCATGGATCCAAAGGCTCTTCCAGTCCAGAGTTTTTAGAGCAAATTCAGCCGAAACTGGCCTTGATATCAGCTGGACAGAATAATCGTTATCGTCATCCCCATCAGGAAACCTTGGAAAGATTTGAGAAGTTTAATACAGCCATCTATCGAACTGACCAGCAGGGGGCCATTCGGTTTACTGGTTGGAATTCCTGGAGGATTGAAACGGTTCGTTGA
- a CDS encoding serine hydrolase domain-containing protein, translating into MKSSFLKSTVALVTCGLLAFGAAHAYADQQKLPSGTSYDQIGQKIENYYQEHEKTSAGLATTVFDKDGNTLYQKNFGYTDKEKKLAVDDKSVFEWGSTTKITVWVSVMQLWEEGKIDLKTDIREYLPQNLLKNLKYDKPITMLDLMNHQAGFEDYPLYIGSDKDLGALMKKTPSQIYEPGTVTSYSNYGTALAGYIVERISGQSFADYVHEHIFQPLGMKHTALKPDLSDNVFVQKQREKEKTYDTNGDLLKGDQPFVLGEYPAGRATGTFADIKKFAQALLQKEKLFKRAETWENFYSASHTYPGTDIPVNAHGLWVTEFENTRTFGHGGNSPGFTTSLLLDLKSGIGSVVTVNQRNEFHFALSMPDLIYGKKKEASKAAQKDFQAGFYREARIYSGGPLSIFRVFKSTSYLTNPSENAAIKDYFGFWTAGERGGHYILNLPISDRTKLPLLDVIKDYGSLLLAGLAALYVALCYLSGILAKLYRLLTRKNKGTGSVVWSSWHYLTGFLILWAFRNLFSFFSIILAKNSFDLAGLTGHFQLFALLAVVLLISAFLPYLPFFKARLKQGNKYLTLATSSVAFIIAFNIFYWSLYQWWTL; encoded by the coding sequence ATGAAATCATCATTTTTGAAAAGCACTGTGGCGCTGGTAACGTGTGGCTTGCTAGCTTTTGGAGCAGCCCACGCTTACGCCGACCAGCAAAAATTGCCGTCAGGCACGTCTTACGACCAAATCGGTCAGAAGATTGAAAATTACTACCAAGAACACGAAAAAACCAGCGCAGGACTGGCAACAACGGTCTTTGACAAAGACGGCAATACTCTCTATCAAAAGAACTTCGGCTATACGGACAAGGAAAAGAAGCTAGCGGTGGATGACAAGTCGGTCTTCGAGTGGGGTTCAACCACCAAAATCACCGTCTGGGTCAGCGTCATGCAGCTTTGGGAGGAGGGCAAGATTGACCTGAAAACGGACATCAGGGAGTATCTGCCCCAAAATCTCCTAAAAAATCTCAAATACGACAAGCCCATTACCATGCTGGACCTCATGAACCACCAAGCGGGCTTTGAAGATTACCCTTTGTATATAGGCTCCGACAAGGATTTAGGAGCATTGATGAAAAAAACTCCGTCTCAGATTTATGAGCCGGGGACGGTGACATCCTATTCAAACTATGGAACAGCGCTGGCGGGCTATATCGTGGAGCGCATTAGCGGGCAATCCTTTGCCGACTATGTCCACGAGCATATTTTCCAGCCCTTGGGTATGAAACACACCGCACTCAAACCTGATTTATCAGATAATGTATTTGTACAAAAACAGCGGGAGAAGGAGAAAACTTATGATACAAATGGAGACTTACTAAAAGGCGACCAACCCTTTGTTCTTGGAGAATATCCAGCGGGGCGGGCAACAGGAACATTTGCCGACATCAAGAAATTTGCCCAAGCCCTCCTGCAAAAGGAGAAGCTCTTTAAAAGGGCAGAGACTTGGGAGAATTTTTACAGCGCTAGCCATACTTATCCGGGTACAGATATTCCCGTCAATGCTCACGGACTTTGGGTGACGGAGTTTGAAAACACCAGAACTTTTGGGCACGGGGGAAACTCACCAGGCTTTACGACCAGCCTCTTGCTTGATTTGAAGTCAGGGATTGGCTCAGTCGTTACAGTCAATCAAAGAAATGAGTTTCATTTCGCTCTTAGCATGCCTGACCTCATTTACGGTAAGAAAAAAGAAGCCTCAAAGGCAGCTCAAAAGGACTTTCAAGCTGGTTTTTACCGCGAAGCGCGTATTTATAGTGGAGGTCCCCTATCTATATTTAGGGTTTTCAAGTCGACTAGCTATCTAACTAACCCTTCTGAAAATGCGGCTATCAAAGACTATTTTGGTTTTTGGACGGCAGGAGAAAGAGGAGGGCACTATATTCTGAACCTGCCTATTTCAGATAGGACAAAGCTGCCCTTGTTGGATGTTATCAAAGATTATGGTAGTTTATTACTCGCTGGGCTTGCCGCACTGTATGTCGCCCTTTGCTATCTCAGCGGTATTTTGGCAAAATTGTATCGTTTGCTCACTAGGAAAAACAAGGGAACAGGTTCGGTTGTCTGGTCTAGTTGGCATTATCTGACTGGCTTCCTTATTCTTTGGGCTTTTCGTAATTTGTTCTCATTTTTCTCAATTATTCTCGCGAAAAATTCTTTCGATCTCGCTGGTTTGACGGGGCATTTCCAACTGTTTGCCTTGCTTGCTGTGGTCTTGCTGATTAGTGCTTTTCTTCCCTATCTGCCCTTCTTCAAAGCGAGGTTGAAGCAAGGGAATAAGTACCTCACGCTAGCAACTAGCTCCGTCGCTTTTATCATCGCTTTTAATATTTTCTATTGGTCGCTATACCAATGGTGGACTTTATAA
- a CDS encoding ATP-binding cassette domain-containing protein — translation MLKEILRKYRASYLGATIFSIGATIFITLFSLQLGVVVDSAQKAHSNLLGQFFICLFCTCAWSLCSLLAIWFKNNHNKQVLEEVKTRLFHSFYDKNLHDKASEQENSYLNTTTKNMDIYQENYLTPRCDIVAAFSSVFISTLAIFWIEWRMALGFILISFLTMAASQIPGILMRKATANFTQKSNYFLKQVTNFLEGFEQIKLLQIQKRVVEHLSSSNSDFEQARKSYNAAKEGAVTLMMFFSFLSQIFCMSLGIWFVSQGSLTIGALIASVQLLNFVFTPLQLFINNKNLMSTVKDIENDFDSKLAKKEAEPAQNLTETIDRIDFEHLGLELGDKALFQDFSYQFAKDKHYAIIGESGRGKSTLMKLLLNYFDSKDYAGQIMVNGQAVSQLASDSLYQKIAFIQKNDFFIEGSVADNIALYRDINAPDQTFLYQSLHFNEAFLSKKLDLERQEVSYGEKQRIDLARFLVKDYDVLIFDEPTSNLDPSLAAEVMDYILSIKDRIVIVITHNQGRALLDRFDDCLEL, via the coding sequence ATGTTGAAAGAAATTTTACGGAAATACCGCGCTTCTTATCTGGGTGCGACTATCTTTAGCATTGGAGCAACGATTTTTATCACTTTGTTTTCTTTGCAGCTGGGAGTTGTTGTGGACAGTGCGCAGAAGGCTCATTCTAACTTGCTTGGACAATTCTTTATCTGCCTTTTTTGCACTTGTGCTTGGTCTCTTTGCAGCTTGCTGGCTATTTGGTTCAAGAACAATCATAATAAGCAAGTCTTGGAAGAAGTCAAAACGAGGCTTTTCCATTCTTTTTATGACAAGAATTTGCATGACAAGGCTTCCGAGCAGGAAAATAGCTATCTCAACACAACGACCAAGAATATGGATATTTACCAAGAGAATTACTTGACCCCGCGCTGTGATATTGTGGCTGCCTTTTCTTCAGTTTTTATCAGTACACTGGCTATTTTTTGGATTGAATGGCGCATGGCTCTGGGCTTTATTCTCATTTCTTTTTTGACCATGGCTGCGTCACAAATTCCAGGGATATTGATGCGCAAGGCGACAGCGAATTTCACTCAGAAAAGCAATTACTTTTTGAAGCAAGTCACCAATTTTTTGGAAGGCTTTGAGCAAATCAAACTTTTGCAAATCCAAAAAAGGGTGGTTGAGCACCTGTCTAGCAGCAACAGCGACTTTGAGCAAGCCAGAAAAAGCTATAATGCGGCTAAGGAGGGCGCTGTGACTCTGATGATGTTCTTTAGCTTTCTGTCTCAGATATTTTGTATGTCTCTGGGGATTTGGTTTGTCAGCCAAGGGTCTCTGACCATTGGGGCTTTGATTGCCAGTGTTCAGCTTTTGAACTTTGTCTTCACTCCTTTGCAGCTTTTTATCAATAACAAAAATCTCATGAGCACGGTCAAGGATATTGAGAATGATTTTGATTCTAAGTTGGCTAAGAAAGAAGCGGAGCCCGCTCAAAATCTGACCGAAACGATTGATCGGATTGATTTTGAACATCTCGGTCTGGAGTTGGGCGACAAGGCTCTCTTTCAGGATTTTTCTTATCAGTTTGCCAAGGACAAGCACTATGCTATTATCGGCGAGTCTGGTCGGGGCAAGTCGACCTTGATGAAGCTCTTGCTCAATTATTTTGATAGCAAGGACTACGCTGGTCAAATCATGGTCAATGGTCAAGCGGTCAGCCAGCTAGCAAGCGACAGTCTCTATCAGAAAATCGCCTTTATCCAAAAGAATGACTTTTTTATCGAGGGAAGTGTGGCGGACAATATCGCGCTATACAGAGATATAAATGCACCTGACCAAACTTTCTTGTACCAAAGTCTGCATTTTAATGAGGCTTTCTTGAGCAAGAAGCTGGATTTGGAGCGGCAGGAAGTTTCCTATGGTGAAAAGCAGCGGATTGATTTGGCGCGTTTCTTGGTTAAGGATTATGATGTGCTGATTTTTGATGAGCCGACCAGTAATCTTGACCCGAGCTTGGCGGCTGAAGTCATGGACTATATCTTGTCCATCAAGGACCGCATTGTTATCGTTATTACTCATAATCAAGGCAGGGCACTCTTAGACCGCTTTGATGACTGTCTGGAATTATAA
- a CDS encoding serine hydrolase yields the protein MSKKIVTIIVAILSCLCLLGFIFLFITERNKAIEKKAQEAAQLAKSGEQEQGTEKVKPDSKPVEETPKPVEKSPEEKQKVMEADGPTMDALGLRFDYANLDLTQVIQAYMTEMGIEPSQVAFSYKDLTTGKTFAMNDTQPMTAGSTYKLPLNMLVVDEVAAGKLSMDERFDITNTNYEYRGEHDNYVGAFNGAMRISDMQEYSLVYSENTPAYALAERLGGMEKAYDMFSRYGQSKADIKTISRENNKTTTDYYIQVLEYLSKNQEKYKDILYYIGESFPGEYYKRYLRDITIYQKPGYVREALNVDALVMEEKPYIIALYTAYLGGSTEASDEISGVGIEQVGQLAYVINEWHRVNMN from the coding sequence TTGAGTAAAAAAATTGTAACGATTATCGTAGCTATCCTTTCTTGTCTTTGTCTGCTGGGCTTCATCTTCCTTTTTATAACCGAACGAAATAAGGCCATTGAAAAGAAAGCACAAGAGGCTGCCCAACTTGCAAAGTCTGGCGAGCAAGAACAGGGAACAGAGAAAGTCAAGCCTGATTCCAAACCAGTTGAAGAAACGCCCAAGCCTGTTGAGAAAAGTCCAGAGGAGAAGCAGAAGGTCATGGAAGCGGACGGCCCGACTATGGATGCTTTAGGGCTGCGATTTGACTATGCAAATTTGGATTTGACTCAGGTCATTCAGGCTTATATGACCGAAATGGGAATTGAACCCTCCCAGGTTGCATTTTCCTATAAGGATTTGACGACCGGTAAGACCTTTGCCATGAATGATACCCAGCCTATGACTGCGGGATCGACCTACAAGCTCCCTCTCAATATGCTGGTAGTAGATGAGGTTGCTGCTGGCAAACTTTCTATGGACGAGCGGTTTGATATTACCAATACTAACTATGAATATAGGGGCGAGCATGATAACTATGTCGGTGCTTTCAACGGTGCTATGAGAATATCAGACATGCAGGAATATTCCTTGGTTTATTCTGAAAATACTCCAGCCTACGCTTTAGCAGAGCGTCTAGGCGGCATGGAAAAGGCCTATGATATGTTTAGTCGCTACGGTCAGTCCAAGGCTGATATTAAGACGATCAGCCGTGAGAATAATAAGACCACGACGGACTACTATATTCAGGTCCTTGAGTATTTGTCTAAAAATCAGGAAAAGTACAAGGACATCCTTTATTATATAGGCGAATCCTTCCCAGGTGAATACTATAAGCGCTATCTGCGTGACATTACCATCTATCAAAAGCCTGGATATGTTCGTGAGGCGCTCAATGTGGATGCATTAGTTATGGAAGAGAAGCCCTATATTATAGCTCTCTATACGGCTTATTTAGGTGGTAGCACCGAGGCCAGTGATGAGATCAGTGGTGTCGGAATTGAGCAAGTTGGTCAGTTAGCATACGTCATCAATGAATGGCATCGGGTTAATATGAACTAA
- the holA gene encoding DNA polymerase III subunit delta, whose product MLAIEEIKKITPSNLPALTILAGDDLGQFELLKEQFLRQIQFQPGDLNTAIFDMKEANYQDVELDLVSLPFFADEKIVILDHFADLTTAKKRYLTDEELKSFENYLENPADTTRLVIFAEGKLDSKRRLVKLLKRDGRIFEAEELKEADLRAYFSKEVQAEGLQFAPAAFDQLLLKSGFQFSEISKNLAFLKGYKESGQIGLEDIAEAIPKTLQDNIFDLTQLILQQKIDEARSLVRDLTLQGEDEIKLIAIMLGQFRIFTQVKVLAENGRAESQIVSDLSDYLGRKVNPYQVKFALKDARSLSLAFLKKTMACLIETDFQIKSGLYDKDYLFDLALLKIATGELQAK is encoded by the coding sequence GTGTTAGCTATTGAGGAAATTAAAAAAATCACGCCAAGCAATCTTCCTGCTTTGACCATTTTGGCTGGGGATGACTTGGGGCAGTTTGAGTTGTTGAAAGAGCAGTTTCTCCGCCAGATTCAGTTTCAACCGGGCGATTTGAACACTGCTATTTTCGATATGAAAGAAGCAAACTATCAGGACGTGGAGTTGGACTTGGTCAGTCTGCCTTTTTTTGCGGATGAAAAAATCGTAATTTTGGACCATTTTGCTGATTTGACAACAGCCAAGAAGCGCTATCTGACTGATGAAGAACTCAAATCTTTCGAAAATTATCTGGAAAATCCAGCGGATACGACTCGTCTGGTTATCTTTGCAGAAGGCAAACTGGATAGCAAGCGCCGTCTGGTCAAACTGCTGAAACGGGATGGGAGAATTTTTGAGGCTGAAGAACTCAAGGAAGCAGATCTAAGGGCTTATTTCAGCAAGGAAGTGCAGGCAGAAGGATTACAATTTGCTCCGGCAGCTTTCGATCAGTTGCTGCTGAAATCAGGTTTTCAGTTCAGTGAAATCAGTAAAAATTTAGCCTTTCTGAAAGGATATAAAGAGTCTGGTCAGATTGGTTTAGAAGACATTGCCGAGGCCATTCCCAAGACTCTTCAGGACAATATTTTTGACCTGACCCAGCTTATTTTGCAGCAGAAGATTGATGAGGCCAGAAGCTTGGTCCGAGATTTGACTCTTCAAGGTGAGGATGAAATCAAGCTTATTGCCATTATGCTGGGGCAGTTTCGTATCTTTACGCAGGTTAAGGTTTTAGCGGAAAATGGCAGAGCTGAGAGTCAGATTGTGTCTGATTTGTCCGACTATCTAGGCCGCAAGGTCAATCCTTATCAAGTCAAGTTTGCCTTAAAGGATGCTCGCTCACTGAGTTTAGCCTTTCTTAAAAAGACTATGGCCTGTTTGATTGAAACGGATTTTCAGATTAAGTCGGGGCTGTATGATAAAGATTACCTGTTTGATTTGGCTCTGCTCAAGATTGCGACGGGTGAGCTACAAGCAAAATAG
- the sodA gene encoding superoxide dismutase SodA produces the protein MAIILPDLPYAYDALEPYIDEETMHLHHDKHHNTYVTNVNAALEKHPEIGEDLEKLLADVESIPADIRQAVINNGGGHLNHALFWELMTPAETSPSAELAADIEATFGSFEDFKAAFTAAATTRFGSGWAWLVVNKEGKLEVTSTANQDTPISEGKTPILGLDVWEHAYYVKYRNLRPNYIQAFFSVINWKKVDQLYAAAK, from the coding sequence ATGGCAATTATCTTACCTGATCTTCCTTACGCTTACGATGCTTTGGAGCCTTACATTGATGAAGAAACAATGCACTTGCATCATGACAAGCACCACAATACCTATGTAACGAATGTTAATGCTGCGCTTGAAAAACATCCTGAAATCGGTGAAGACTTGGAAAAATTATTGGCCGATGTGGAGTCTATCCCAGCTGATATCCGCCAAGCAGTCATCAACAACGGTGGTGGTCATCTTAACCACGCTCTTTTCTGGGAATTGATGACACCAGCAGAAACATCACCATCTGCAGAATTGGCAGCAGATATTGAAGCTACTTTTGGATCATTTGAAGACTTTAAAGCGGCTTTCACTGCAGCGGCTACAACTCGTTTTGGTTCTGGCTGGGCTTGGTTGGTTGTCAATAAAGAAGGCAAGTTGGAAGTGACCTCAACAGCAAATCAGGATACTCCTATTTCAGAAGGTAAAACTCCAATCTTAGGACTGGATGTTTGGGAACATGCTTACTATGTGAAATACCGCAATCTTCGTCCGAATTACATTCAAGCTTTCTTCTCAGTTATTAACTGGAAAAAGGTGGACCAACTTTACGCTGCTGCGAAATAA